In the Helianthus annuus cultivar XRQ/B chromosome 11, HanXRQr2.0-SUNRISE, whole genome shotgun sequence genome, one interval contains:
- the LOC110890543 gene encoding E3 ubiquitin-protein ligase KEG isoform X4 yields the protein MFSKGTGGSRFTGFFHPALVLQRLSWRRGSAELLEAILSYPEVNVDVLDKDGDPPLVFALAAGSPECVRALLSRYANVRSRLRDGFGPSVAHVCAYHGHPDCMRELLLAGADPNTIDDEGESVLHRAVTKKYTECALVILEHGGCKSMGILNSKNLTPLHLCVTTWNVVIVKRWIEVASSEEISETIDVPSRIFRILSCGKSASVEWYGPSNICASVIRDHTSSVFRVQVRG from the exons ATGTTCTCCAAG GGTACTGGAGGAAGCCGGTTCACTGGATTCTTTCATCCCGCTCTGGTCTTGCAGAGACTGAGTTGGAG GCGGGGCAGTGCTGAACTTCTTGAGGCTATTTTGAGTTATCCAGAGGTCAACGTTGATGTTCTTGATAAAGATGGGGACCCGCCACTTGTCTTCGCGCTTGCGGCTGGATCCCCAGAGTGCGTTCGGGCCCTTCTTAGTAGATATGCTAATGTCAGATCTAGGCTGAGGGACGGGTTTGGCCCGTCTGTTGCTCATGTCTGTGCATATCATGGCCACCCCGATTGCATGCGC GAATTGCTATTGGCTGGTGCCGATCCAAACACAATTGATGATGAAGGTGAATCTGTACTGCATAGAGCCGTGACAAAAAAGTATACAGAATGTGCTCTTGTTATATTAGAACATGGGGGCTGTAAATCTATGGGTATCTTAAACTCGAAGAATCTAAC GCCTCTACACTTATGTGTCACAACATGGAATGTAGTCATTGTGAAAAGATGGATTGAAGTTGCATCTTCTGAAGAAATTTCTGAAACGATAGATGTACCTTCTAGAATCTTCCGGATTCTCTCGTGTGGCAAGTCTGCCAGCGTGGAGTGGTATGGTCCCTCTAACATATGTGCATCTGTGATTCGGGATCATACCTCTTCAGTCTTCAGGGTTCAAGTGAGAGGTTAG
- the LOC110890543 gene encoding E3 ubiquitin-protein ligase KEG isoform X3, producing the protein MFSKCLGKWFSKGTGGSRFTGFFHPALVLQRLSWRRGSAELLEAILSYPEVNVDVLDKDGDPPLVFALAAGSPECVRALLSRYANVRSRLRDGFGPSVAHVCAYHGHPDCMRELLLAGADPNTIDDEGESVLHRAVTKKYTECALVILEHGGCKSMGILNSKNLTPLHLCVTTWNVVIVKRWIEVASSEEISETIDVPSRIFRILSCGKSASVEWYGPSNICASVIRDHTSSVFRVQVRG; encoded by the exons ATGTTCTCCAAG TGTTTGGGCAAATGGTTTTCAAAGGGTACTGGAGGAAGCCGGTTCACTGGATTCTTTCATCCCGCTCTGGTCTTGCAGAGACTGAGTTGGAG GCGGGGCAGTGCTGAACTTCTTGAGGCTATTTTGAGTTATCCAGAGGTCAACGTTGATGTTCTTGATAAAGATGGGGACCCGCCACTTGTCTTCGCGCTTGCGGCTGGATCCCCAGAGTGCGTTCGGGCCCTTCTTAGTAGATATGCTAATGTCAGATCTAGGCTGAGGGACGGGTTTGGCCCGTCTGTTGCTCATGTCTGTGCATATCATGGCCACCCCGATTGCATGCGC GAATTGCTATTGGCTGGTGCCGATCCAAACACAATTGATGATGAAGGTGAATCTGTACTGCATAGAGCCGTGACAAAAAAGTATACAGAATGTGCTCTTGTTATATTAGAACATGGGGGCTGTAAATCTATGGGTATCTTAAACTCGAAGAATCTAAC GCCTCTACACTTATGTGTCACAACATGGAATGTAGTCATTGTGAAAAGATGGATTGAAGTTGCATCTTCTGAAGAAATTTCTGAAACGATAGATGTACCTTCTAGAATCTTCCGGATTCTCTCGTGTGGCAAGTCTGCCAGCGTGGAGTGGTATGGTCCCTCTAACATATGTGCATCTGTGATTCGGGATCATACCTCTTCAGTCTTCAGGGTTCAAGTGAGAGGTTAG
- the LOC110890543 gene encoding E3 ubiquitin-protein ligase KEG isoform X2 has protein sequence MFSKGTGGSRFTGFFHPALVLQRLSWSELLARASSKNDGNSFRSLLEAQNADGQTALHLACRRGSAELLEAILSYPEVNVDVLDKDGDPPLVFALAAGSPECVRALLSRYANVRSRLRDGFGPSVAHVCAYHGHPDCMRELLLAGADPNTIDDEGESVLHRAVTKKYTECALVILEHGGCKSMGILNSKNLTPLHLCVTTWNVVIVKRWIEVASSEEISETIDVPSRIFRILSCGKSASVEWYGPSNICASVIRDHTSSVFRVQVRG, from the exons ATGTTCTCCAAG GGTACTGGAGGAAGCCGGTTCACTGGATTCTTTCATCCCGCTCTGGTCTTGCAGAGACTGAGTTGGAG TGAGCTGTTAGCAAGGGCCTCATCAAAAAACGATGGCAACTCATTTCGTTCTCTGCTTGAAGCACAAAATGCTGATGGTCAAACTGCTCTTCATCTGGCATGCAGGCGGGGCAGTGCTGAACTTCTTGAGGCTATTTTGAGTTATCCAGAGGTCAACGTTGATGTTCTTGATAAAGATGGGGACCCGCCACTTGTCTTCGCGCTTGCGGCTGGATCCCCAGAGTGCGTTCGGGCCCTTCTTAGTAGATATGCTAATGTCAGATCTAGGCTGAGGGACGGGTTTGGCCCGTCTGTTGCTCATGTCTGTGCATATCATGGCCACCCCGATTGCATGCGC GAATTGCTATTGGCTGGTGCCGATCCAAACACAATTGATGATGAAGGTGAATCTGTACTGCATAGAGCCGTGACAAAAAAGTATACAGAATGTGCTCTTGTTATATTAGAACATGGGGGCTGTAAATCTATGGGTATCTTAAACTCGAAGAATCTAAC GCCTCTACACTTATGTGTCACAACATGGAATGTAGTCATTGTGAAAAGATGGATTGAAGTTGCATCTTCTGAAGAAATTTCTGAAACGATAGATGTACCTTCTAGAATCTTCCGGATTCTCTCGTGTGGCAAGTCTGCCAGCGTGGAGTGGTATGGTCCCTCTAACATATGTGCATCTGTGATTCGGGATCATACCTCTTCAGTCTTCAGGGTTCAAGTGAGAGGTTAG
- the LOC110890543 gene encoding E3 ubiquitin-protein ligase KEG isoform X1: protein MFSKCLGKWFSKGTGGSRFTGFFHPALVLQRLSWSELLARASSKNDGNSFRSLLEAQNADGQTALHLACRRGSAELLEAILSYPEVNVDVLDKDGDPPLVFALAAGSPECVRALLSRYANVRSRLRDGFGPSVAHVCAYHGHPDCMRELLLAGADPNTIDDEGESVLHRAVTKKYTECALVILEHGGCKSMGILNSKNLTPLHLCVTTWNVVIVKRWIEVASSEEISETIDVPSRIFRILSCGKSASVEWYGPSNICASVIRDHTSSVFRVQVRG, encoded by the exons ATGTTCTCCAAG TGTTTGGGCAAATGGTTTTCAAAGGGTACTGGAGGAAGCCGGTTCACTGGATTCTTTCATCCCGCTCTGGTCTTGCAGAGACTGAGTTGGAG TGAGCTGTTAGCAAGGGCCTCATCAAAAAACGATGGCAACTCATTTCGTTCTCTGCTTGAAGCACAAAATGCTGATGGTCAAACTGCTCTTCATCTGGCATGCAGGCGGGGCAGTGCTGAACTTCTTGAGGCTATTTTGAGTTATCCAGAGGTCAACGTTGATGTTCTTGATAAAGATGGGGACCCGCCACTTGTCTTCGCGCTTGCGGCTGGATCCCCAGAGTGCGTTCGGGCCCTTCTTAGTAGATATGCTAATGTCAGATCTAGGCTGAGGGACGGGTTTGGCCCGTCTGTTGCTCATGTCTGTGCATATCATGGCCACCCCGATTGCATGCGC GAATTGCTATTGGCTGGTGCCGATCCAAACACAATTGATGATGAAGGTGAATCTGTACTGCATAGAGCCGTGACAAAAAAGTATACAGAATGTGCTCTTGTTATATTAGAACATGGGGGCTGTAAATCTATGGGTATCTTAAACTCGAAGAATCTAAC GCCTCTACACTTATGTGTCACAACATGGAATGTAGTCATTGTGAAAAGATGGATTGAAGTTGCATCTTCTGAAGAAATTTCTGAAACGATAGATGTACCTTCTAGAATCTTCCGGATTCTCTCGTGTGGCAAGTCTGCCAGCGTGGAGTGGTATGGTCCCTCTAACATATGTGCATCTGTGATTCGGGATCATACCTCTTCAGTCTTCAGGGTTCAAGTGAGAGGTTAG